A single region of the Aurantiacibacter sp. MUD11 genome encodes:
- a CDS encoding TlyA family RNA methyltransferase — translation MTERKPSKQRIDQLLVERGEAESRTRAQALVMAGHVFAGLPGKLQRIDKPGQQVKPDWQVEVRGRDHPWVGRGGVKLAHAIEHFGLDPKGAVAMDIGSSTGGFTEVLLHHGAEHVFAVDVGTNQLAWKLRQDPRITVLEQTNARALTPELIDRPCDWVVCDASFIGLAKVLEVPLALAAPKCRLVALIKPQFEVAKGEVGKGGIVREPELRQRVCDEVCDWLRDSGWTIEGLVESPITGTEGNVEFLVNAVRGQ, via the coding sequence ATGACCGAGCGCAAGCCATCTAAACAACGGATCGACCAACTGCTTGTCGAGCGCGGTGAAGCGGAAAGCCGCACCCGTGCACAGGCGCTGGTGATGGCCGGGCACGTCTTCGCCGGGCTGCCGGGCAAGCTGCAACGGATCGACAAGCCGGGGCAGCAGGTGAAGCCTGACTGGCAGGTGGAGGTGCGCGGGCGCGACCATCCCTGGGTCGGGCGCGGCGGGGTAAAGCTGGCGCACGCGATCGAGCATTTCGGTCTCGACCCGAAGGGCGCGGTGGCGATGGATATCGGCAGTTCGACGGGCGGCTTTACCGAAGTGCTGCTGCACCACGGGGCAGAGCACGTCTTTGCCGTGGACGTCGGCACCAACCAGCTGGCGTGGAAACTGCGGCAGGATCCGCGCATCACCGTGCTGGAACAGACCAATGCCCGTGCGCTGACGCCCGAGCTGATCGACCGGCCCTGCGACTGGGTGGTCTGCGATGCCAGCTTCATCGGCCTGGCCAAGGTGCTGGAGGTGCCGCTGGCCTTGGCCGCGCCGAAGTGCCGCCTTGTCGCGCTGATCAAGCCGCAGTTCGAAGTCGCCAAGGGCGAGGTGGGCAAGGGCGGCATCGTGCGCGAGCCCGAATTGCGCCAGCGCGTGTGCGACGAGGTGTGCGACTGGCTGCGCGACAGCGGCTGGACGATCGAGGGGCTGGTCGAAAGCCCGATCACGGGAACCGAGGGGAATGTCGAATTCCTCGTCAACGCGGTTCGCGGCCAGTAG
- a CDS encoding TspO/MBR family protein: MNRLASPAQLRASLIRWSLFIVPAVMLLGFLSGQVGGSADSPWFQALEKPAIFPPPATFGIVWSILYFMMGLALALVCAAWGSSVRVWAILVFLVQFALNLAWSPIFFGMHDIRLALVILILLDAALLVTVLLFFKVRAWAGVLLLPYLAWVLFATVLNWQFLELNPHAEYIRDSGAVQRMEL, translated from the coding sequence ATGAACCGCCTTGCGTCACCCGCACAATTGCGTGCCAGCCTGATCCGCTGGTCGTTGTTCATCGTGCCCGCCGTGATGTTGCTGGGTTTCCTCTCGGGACAGGTGGGCGGCAGCGCCGATAGCCCGTGGTTCCAGGCGCTGGAAAAGCCCGCCATCTTCCCGCCGCCGGCAACCTTCGGCATCGTCTGGTCGATCCTCTACTTCATGATGGGCCTTGCGCTGGCGCTGGTCTGCGCCGCCTGGGGTTCGAGCGTGCGGGTATGGGCGATCCTCGTCTTCCTGGTGCAATTCGCGCTCAACCTGGCGTGGTCGCCGATATTCTTCGGCATGCACGATATCCGGTTGGCGCTGGTCATCCTGATCCTGCTCGACGCCGCGCTGCTGGTAACCGTGCTGCTGTTCTTCAAGGTGCGCGCCTGGGCCGGCGTGCTGCTGCTGCCCTACCTCGCCTGGGTGTTGTTCGCGACTGTGCTCAACTGGCAGTTCCTCGAGCTGAACCCCCATGCGGAATATATCCGGGATAGCGGGGCGGTACAGCGGATGGAGCTGTAG
- a CDS encoding accessory factor UbiK family protein: MQSENRIIADFVKLANSAAGTMAGMSREAREGAREKMREALGGLDFVGREEFDAVKDMAAKAREENDALKARIDALEAKVFGHEGPPAKHD; the protein is encoded by the coding sequence ATGCAAAGCGAAAACCGGATCATCGCCGACTTCGTCAAACTCGCCAATTCGGCTGCTGGCACCATGGCCGGCATGAGTCGCGAGGCGCGCGAAGGTGCGCGCGAGAAGATGCGGGAAGCGCTGGGCGGCCTCGACTTCGTCGGTCGCGAGGAATTCGACGCCGTGAAGGACATGGCGGCCAAGGCCCGCGAAGAAAACGACGCGCTGAAAGCGCGTATCGACGCGCTGGAGGCCAAGGTGTTCGGCCACGAAGGCCCGCCCGCGAAGCACGACTGA
- a CDS encoding S9 family peptidase has translation MRLHASLLAATACVAAPAFAQDTAFGGQSGPDMSIEAMEPDGSDADIGLAGDEPADIARYLLASGAGGAALSPDGELIAFSSSVTGQPEVWIMPATGGQPQQLTFRTGPTFFAWTPDGSGLIYAADRDGNEQPGYFWISRDGTEERSILPAAAGDFRIFGGFADDGSYVYSSPVRNGRDFDIWRGDLEGNSELIYEGTFGYYTRGMSPDGRYAIITEGVGEDADNLHLLDLETRELTTISAPPVEDRASHSLGGFEWTADSSAFLFSSSVGREFGALSEYAIGTGETQVYHAVDRDVGNLEFCGANNEYSAWTESQDGFDTLHLWHIANGESVAAPELPEGSYALDCEGDKAIVRVNGWQVPGDIYSFTPGETEATRVYASNMAGLDPENLVRPQVVRYMARDGVELQGMLYLPEGAGTGEDAPPVVFSVHGGPSGQSGPTWDPVTQYHVARGVAVFEPNVRGSTGLGRTYSTLDDRERRLDSVRDLVDLLAALDADGLVDGDRAAVMGGSYGGYMVNAVLADYPDAFAAGVSLFGVGNWITALEVASPSLKAADRIEYGDISEQRWRDFYGEISPVFRADAIRVPVLYSHGVNDPRVDIAETEVMVRALRESGVRADFIRIPDEGHGWRKLANRLYYFRKQAEFLEEVLELGEAG, from the coding sequence ATGCGCCTTCATGCCAGCCTGCTAGCCGCGACCGCCTGCGTCGCCGCGCCTGCCTTCGCGCAGGACACCGCTTTCGGAGGCCAGAGCGGCCCCGACATGAGCATCGAGGCGATGGAGCCCGATGGCTCCGACGCCGATATCGGCCTGGCGGGTGACGAGCCTGCTGACATCGCCCGCTACCTGCTGGCCAGCGGGGCGGGCGGGGCGGCCCTGTCACCCGACGGCGAACTGATTGCCTTTTCCTCCAGTGTTACCGGGCAGCCGGAAGTCTGGATCATGCCCGCCACTGGTGGTCAGCCGCAGCAGTTGACCTTCCGCACCGGGCCGACCTTCTTCGCCTGGACGCCCGACGGCTCCGGCCTGATCTACGCCGCAGACCGCGACGGCAACGAACAGCCCGGCTATTTCTGGATCAGCCGCGACGGGACGGAGGAACGTTCGATCCTGCCCGCCGCTGCCGGTGACTTCCGCATCTTCGGCGGCTTCGCCGACGATGGCAGCTACGTCTACTCTAGCCCCGTGCGCAATGGCCGCGATTTCGACATCTGGCGCGGCGACCTGGAAGGCAATTCCGAGCTCATCTACGAAGGCACCTTCGGTTATTACACGCGCGGGATGTCGCCCGATGGCCGCTATGCCATCATCACCGAAGGCGTGGGCGAGGACGCCGACAATCTCCACCTGCTCGATCTCGAAACCCGCGAACTGACCACGATCAGCGCCCCGCCGGTGGAAGATCGCGCGAGCCATTCACTCGGCGGGTTCGAATGGACAGCGGATTCCTCCGCCTTCCTGTTCTCCAGCAGTGTCGGCCGCGAATTCGGCGCCCTGTCGGAATATGCGATCGGGACAGGGGAGACGCAGGTCTATCACGCGGTCGATCGCGATGTCGGCAATCTCGAATTCTGCGGTGCCAACAACGAGTATTCGGCCTGGACCGAAAGCCAGGACGGCTTCGACACCCTGCACCTCTGGCACATTGCCAACGGCGAATCCGTCGCCGCTCCTGAACTGCCCGAAGGCAGCTATGCGCTCGACTGCGAAGGCGACAAGGCGATCGTGCGCGTCAACGGCTGGCAGGTGCCGGGCGACATCTACAGCTTCACCCCCGGCGAAACCGAGGCGACGCGCGTCTATGCCTCCAACATGGCGGGTCTTGATCCGGAGAATCTCGTGCGCCCGCAGGTGGTGCGCTACATGGCGCGCGACGGGGTGGAACTGCAGGGCATGCTCTACCTGCCCGAAGGCGCCGGGACGGGTGAGGATGCACCGCCGGTCGTCTTCAGCGTGCACGGCGGGCCCAGCGGCCAGTCCGGCCCCACCTGGGACCCGGTGACGCAGTACCATGTCGCGCGCGGCGTGGCGGTGTTCGAACCCAACGTGCGCGGCTCCACCGGGCTGGGACGCACCTATTCCACGCTGGATGACCGCGAGCGCCGGCTGGATTCGGTTCGTGACCTCGTCGACCTGCTGGCGGCGCTCGATGCCGATGGCCTGGTCGACGGTGACCGCGCGGCGGTGATGGGCGGCTCCTATGGCGGCTACATGGTCAATGCCGTGCTGGCGGACTATCCCGATGCCTTCGCGGCCGGCGTCTCGCTGTTCGGCGTGGGCAACTGGATCACCGCGCTGGAAGTGGCATCACCCAGCCTCAAGGCCGCCGACCGCATCGAATATGGCGACATTTCCGAACAGCGCTGGCGCGATTTCTACGGGGAGATCTCGCCCGTCTTCCGCGCCGATGCCATCCGCGTGCCGGTGCTCTATTCGCACGGTGTCAACGATCCCCGCGTCGATATTGCGGAGACTGAAGTGATGGTGCGGGCCCTTCGCGAAAGTGGCGTGCGCGCCGATTTCATTCGCATTCCCGACGAAGGCCACGGCTGGCGCAAGCTGGCCAACCGGCTCTACTACTTCCGCAAGCAGGCGGAATTCCTCGAAGAAGTGCTGGAGCTGGGGGAAGCGGGCTAG
- the recO gene encoding DNA repair protein RecO yields the protein MHVRAPAILVAARQHGETAVVARFLTAEYGIVAGYVAGGRGRQLRPVVIPGNLVDLQLSARSESQLPFAKVELTESRGPWLAEPLPAAAIGWLTALTATSLPERQPYPSLFDALGATLAAVCHAPSARGWASALVGYEILLLRELGYGGADRRPEGDMAEVLEAMDALAPSLDHYLLADKRGDVMAARQRLRELLGRMT from the coding sequence ATGCATGTCCGCGCGCCTGCCATTCTTGTCGCCGCCCGTCAGCATGGCGAAACGGCCGTGGTGGCGCGGTTCCTTACCGCGGAATACGGCATCGTCGCCGGATACGTGGCGGGAGGACGCGGGCGGCAGCTGCGCCCGGTGGTCATCCCCGGCAACCTTGTCGACCTGCAACTCTCGGCCCGTTCGGAAAGCCAGCTGCCCTTCGCCAAGGTGGAGCTGACCGAAAGCCGTGGGCCGTGGCTGGCAGAGCCGCTGCCCGCCGCCGCCATCGGCTGGCTCACCGCGCTCACCGCCACCTCCTTGCCGGAACGCCAGCCTTACCCTTCGTTGTTCGATGCGCTGGGCGCGACGCTTGCTGCCGTCTGCCATGCTCCTTCCGCGCGCGGCTGGGCCAGCGCGCTGGTCGGCTATGAAATCCTGCTGCTGCGCGAACTCGGCTATGGCGGGGCCGACCGCCGGCCCGAGGGCGACATGGCCGAGGTGCTGGAGGCGATGGACGCGCTTGCGCCCTCGCTGGACCACTACCTGCTTGCCGACAAGCGAGGAGACGTTATGGCCGCGCGGCAACGCTTGCGCGAACTGCTTGGACGGATGACCTGA
- the leuB gene encoding 3-isopropylmalate dehydrogenase: protein MKIALFPGDGIGPEIMDQARRVLDALSLPGLTLFEGDVGGAAYKRHGHPLPDETLDMARAADGVLFGAVGDPECDNLERHLRPEQAILGLRSQLGLFANLRPATMFPGLEDMSALRPEVARQIDILIVRELNGDVYFGEKAMRTLDDGRRQGYDFMSYAEDEVRRIAHVAFRAAQGRKGRLCSVDKANVLETSQLWRDIVIETHAEYPDVELSHMYVDNAAMQLVKAPGQFDVIVTGNLFGDILSDQASMCVGSIGLLASAALGERQTEFGTFGMYEPIHGSAPDIAGQGKANPMAMILSLAMLLRHSLGREDEAKRIEAAVAKALEDGVLGADLGGSAGTGEIGDAVLARL from the coding sequence ATGAAAATCGCACTCTTCCCCGGTGACGGGATCGGCCCCGAAATCATGGACCAGGCGCGCCGCGTGCTCGACGCGCTGTCGCTGCCCGGCCTGACGCTGTTCGAAGGCGACGTGGGCGGCGCAGCCTACAAGCGCCACGGCCACCCGCTGCCGGACGAGACGCTGGACATGGCCCGGGCCGCCGATGGCGTGCTGTTCGGCGCAGTCGGCGATCCCGAGTGCGACAACCTGGAGCGCCACCTGCGCCCGGAACAGGCGATCCTCGGCCTGCGCAGCCAGCTGGGCCTGTTCGCCAACCTGCGCCCCGCCACCATGTTCCCCGGGCTGGAGGACATGTCCGCCCTCCGCCCGGAAGTGGCCCGCCAGATCGACATCCTGATCGTGCGCGAGCTGAACGGCGACGTGTACTTCGGCGAGAAGGCCATGCGCACGCTCGATGACGGTCGGCGGCAGGGCTACGACTTCATGTCCTATGCCGAGGACGAGGTGCGCCGGATCGCCCATGTCGCCTTCCGCGCGGCACAGGGCCGCAAGGGCCGCCTGTGCAGCGTGGACAAGGCAAATGTGCTGGAAACCAGCCAGTTGTGGCGCGATATTGTGATCGAGACTCACGCGGAATATCCCGACGTCGAGCTGTCGCACATGTATGTCGACAATGCCGCCATGCAGCTGGTGAAGGCGCCGGGGCAGTTCGACGTGATCGTCACCGGCAACCTGTTCGGCGACATCCTTTCCGACCAGGCCAGCATGTGCGTCGGCTCCATCGGCCTGCTCGCCAGCGCCGCGCTGGGCGAACGGCAGACCGAGTTCGGCACCTTCGGCATGTACGAGCCGATCCACGGCAGCGCGCCGGACATTGCCGGGCAGGGCAAGGCCAACCCGATGGCCATGATCCTTTCGCTCGCCATGCTGCTGCGTCACTCGCTGGGCCGCGAGGACGAGGCGAAGCGCATCGAGGCGGCCGTTGCCAAGGCGCTGGAAGACGGCGTGCTCGGCGCGGACCTCGGCGGCTCTGCCGGGACGGGCGAAATCGGCGATGCGGTGCTGGCAAGGCTCTAG
- a CDS encoding glycosyltransferase family 2 protein: MKMSHEQFQQHIDSAATLAKVQASRPLELAVVLPTLNERGNIAPMVERLEKALGPSGWEAVFVDDNSHDGTAEEARRIGQTDPRIRVIQRIGRRGLASAAIEGMCATAAPFVAVMDADHQHDPALLNDMLQAVKSGEYDLAYASRFAEGGNADGLSSKGREQGSRVANALARKLTGTELTDAMSGFFLLRTEQLRKQAPGLSGIGFKIMLDILATARPQLRVKEFPLKFAERLSGESKLDHGVALDFIAGLYERYLGRIIPTRFALFGTVGGLGVFVHMAVLSLVYLAFGSTFALGQAIATMVAMTFNFWLNNLLTYRDKKLEGAKAMFWGWVGFCATCAVGAFANVAAAAMLEANGFAWWAAALVGIALASVWNYALSSKFVWGRFR; the protein is encoded by the coding sequence ATGAAGATGAGCCACGAGCAGTTCCAGCAGCATATCGACAGCGCCGCCACCCTGGCGAAGGTGCAGGCTTCGCGCCCGCTTGAGCTGGCCGTGGTGCTGCCCACGCTGAACGAGCGCGGCAATATCGCGCCGATGGTCGAACGGCTCGAGAAGGCGCTTGGCCCCTCGGGCTGGGAAGCCGTGTTCGTCGACGACAATTCGCACGACGGCACTGCCGAGGAAGCCCGCCGCATCGGCCAGACCGATCCGCGCATCCGCGTAATCCAGCGCATCGGCCGCCGCGGCCTCGCCAGCGCCGCAATCGAGGGCATGTGCGCCACTGCCGCACCCTTCGTCGCGGTGATGGATGCCGATCACCAGCACGATCCCGCGCTGCTCAATGACATGTTGCAGGCGGTGAAATCGGGCGAATACGATCTCGCCTACGCCAGCCGCTTTGCCGAAGGCGGCAATGCCGACGGCCTGTCCAGCAAGGGCCGCGAGCAGGGCAGCCGCGTTGCCAATGCCCTGGCGCGCAAGCTGACCGGCACCGAACTGACCGACGCCATGAGCGGTTTCTTCCTGCTGCGCACCGAACAGCTGCGCAAGCAGGCACCGGGCCTTTCCGGCATCGGCTTCAAGATCATGCTCGACATTCTCGCCACCGCGCGGCCGCAGCTACGGGTAAAGGAATTCCCCTTGAAATTTGCAGAGCGCCTGAGCGGCGAGAGCAAGCTCGACCACGGGGTCGCGCTGGACTTCATTGCCGGCCTGTACGAACGCTACCTCGGCCGCATCATCCCGACGCGCTTTGCGCTGTTCGGCACGGTGGGTGGCCTCGGTGTCTTCGTGCACATGGCCGTGCTCAGCCTCGTCTACCTCGCCTTCGGCAGCACCTTCGCGCTGGGGCAGGCGATTGCCACCATGGTGGCGATGACCTTCAATTTCTGGCTGAACAACCTGCTCACCTATCGCGACAAGAAGCTGGAAGGTGCCAAGGCGATGTTCTGGGGCTGGGTCGGCTTCTGCGCCACCTGCGCCGTGGGCGCCTTCGCCAACGTGGCGGCGGCAGCCATGCTGGAAGCCAACGGTTTCGCCTGGTGGGCAGCCGCGCTGGTCGGCATCGCACTGGCTTCGGTGTGGAACTACGCCCTGTCGAGCAAGTTCGTCTGGGGCCGCTTCCGCTAG
- a CDS encoding glycosyltransferase family 39 protein, with protein MSEPPAQARDPFLWNCAIALAFVAACAVRLTVPSTPYFDEVHYLPAARAVLDLGFATNLEHPPLAKQIMALGIMLFGDEPLGWRLMSVVFGALALFASMRAMWFASGTRAASLLTGLFVSTNFLLFVHARIAMLDVFMVGFIMLALWMCAGAVRENETARWRLAIAGVALGCAMASKWNAIPLAVLPGLTFLGARLYAGRRRPVRSVRGWPIGGMSLWEAAIWLGALPLAVYALTFWPFLYWQVPSGNPEGLVDLHRRMLALQTQVPEPHNYMSQWWDWVINSRAIWYLYEDIDGAQRGVMLIGNPVTMWFGLIALGWCAWVAWKQQRWDAAALVVLYLASIGLWLIAPKAVQFYFHYFLAAMVLSAALALAVERLWQRGERVVPWVLCLGSLGFFLYWFPILTAAPLDDPQDFLKWAWTTGWR; from the coding sequence ATGAGCGAACCTCCCGCACAAGCCCGCGACCCGTTCCTGTGGAATTGCGCCATCGCGCTGGCCTTCGTCGCGGCCTGCGCGGTGCGCCTGACCGTCCCAAGCACGCCCTATTTCGACGAGGTGCACTACCTGCCCGCCGCGCGGGCGGTGCTGGACCTGGGCTTTGCCACCAACCTCGAGCACCCGCCGCTGGCGAAGCAGATCATGGCGCTGGGCATCATGCTGTTCGGGGACGAGCCGCTCGGCTGGCGCCTGATGAGCGTGGTGTTCGGCGCGCTGGCGCTGTTCGCTTCCATGCGCGCCATGTGGTTCGCCAGCGGCACCCGTGCAGCCAGCCTGCTGACCGGCCTGTTCGTGTCGACCAACTTCCTGCTGTTCGTCCATGCCCGCATCGCCATGCTCGACGTGTTCATGGTCGGCTTCATCATGCTGGCGCTGTGGATGTGCGCGGGCGCGGTGCGCGAGAACGAGACCGCGCGCTGGCGGCTGGCCATTGCCGGGGTGGCGCTGGGCTGCGCCATGGCCAGCAAGTGGAACGCCATTCCGCTGGCCGTGCTGCCCGGCCTCACCTTCCTCGGCGCACGCCTCTACGCCGGCCGTCGCCGCCCGGTGCGATCGGTGCGCGGCTGGCCGATCGGCGGGATGAGCCTGTGGGAAGCCGCCATCTGGCTCGGCGCCCTGCCGCTGGCGGTCTATGCCCTCACCTTCTGGCCGTTCCTCTACTGGCAGGTGCCCTCGGGCAATCCGGAGGGGCTGGTCGACCTGCACCGGCGCATGCTCGCCTTGCAGACGCAGGTACCCGAACCGCACAATTACATGAGCCAGTGGTGGGACTGGGTAATCAACAGCCGGGCCATCTGGTATCTCTACGAGGACATCGACGGCGCGCAGCGCGGCGTGATGCTGATCGGCAACCCGGTGACCATGTGGTTCGGCCTGATCGCGCTGGGCTGGTGCGCCTGGGTCGCCTGGAAACAACAGCGCTGGGACGCGGCCGCGCTGGTGGTGCTCTACCTTGCCAGCATCGGCCTGTGGCTGATCGCGCCCAAGGCGGTGCAGTTCTACTTCCACTATTTCCTCGCCGCCATGGTGCTTTCTGCGGCGCTGGCGCTGGCTGTCGAACGGCTGTGGCAACGCGGCGAGCGGGTGGTGCCGTGGGTGCTGTGCCTCGGCTCGCTGGGGTTCTTCCTCTACTGGTTCCCGATCCTGACCGCCGCCCCGCTGGACGACCCGCAGGACTTCCTGAAATGGGCGTGGACTACCGGGTGGCGGTGA
- a CDS encoding trans-sulfuration enzyme family protein has product MKKTTGSDPAVTARWRPATQAVRAGTLRSQHGETSEALFLTSGFTYDSAEEVAARFAGEAEGMQYSRFKNPTVEMLQQRIAAMEGAEACLAQASGMAAMTSALLCMLSAGDHVVAGRAAFGSCRWILDNVLNRFGIEHTVVDGTDNAAWEAAVQPNTKAFFFETPANPTMDLVDLEFVCGLARSKGIVTVVDNAFATPVLQRPMDFGADVVAYSATKLMDGQGRVMAGAVCGSQQWIDDYLSPFQRNTGPICAPFNAWVVLKGLETLDLRAHRQSENSVQVAKFLEDRGLRVLHPWLASHPQHDLAKKQMKAAGPIFAFFAPKGQQQAMALCNALELIDISNNIGDSKSLMCHPASTTHYNMGAEGRAAAGIEDGMLRLNVGLEDPLDLLEDLDQALGKVGL; this is encoded by the coding sequence ATGAAGAAGACCACCGGATCCGATCCCGCCGTCACCGCCAGGTGGCGCCCCGCAACGCAGGCCGTGCGCGCCGGTACGCTGCGCAGCCAGCATGGCGAAACCAGCGAGGCATTGTTCCTCACCAGCGGCTTCACCTACGATTCCGCCGAGGAAGTCGCCGCGCGCTTCGCCGGCGAGGCCGAGGGGATGCAGTATTCCCGCTTCAAGAACCCCACGGTGGAGATGCTGCAACAGCGCATCGCCGCGATGGAGGGGGCGGAAGCTTGCCTGGCGCAGGCCAGCGGCATGGCCGCGATGACCAGCGCGCTGCTGTGCATGCTCTCGGCAGGCGATCATGTGGTGGCGGGCCGCGCTGCGTTTGGCAGCTGCCGCTGGATCCTCGACAACGTGCTCAACCGTTTCGGCATCGAGCATACCGTGGTCGACGGCACCGACAATGCCGCCTGGGAAGCCGCCGTGCAGCCCAATACCAAGGCGTTCTTCTTCGAAACCCCCGCCAATCCGACGATGGACCTGGTGGACCTCGAATTCGTCTGCGGCCTCGCGCGCTCGAAGGGCATCGTCACCGTCGTGGACAATGCCTTCGCCACGCCGGTGCTGCAGCGCCCGATGGATTTCGGCGCCGACGTGGTCGCCTATTCCGCCACCAAGCTGATGGACGGGCAGGGCCGGGTGATGGCCGGCGCGGTCTGTGGCTCGCAGCAATGGATCGACGACTATCTCTCGCCGTTCCAGCGCAATACCGGCCCGATCTGCGCGCCGTTCAACGCCTGGGTCGTGCTGAAGGGGCTGGAGACGCTGGACCTGCGCGCCCATCGCCAGAGCGAGAACAGCGTGCAGGTGGCGAAATTCCTCGAGGATCGCGGCCTGCGCGTGCTGCACCCGTGGCTCGCCAGCCACCCGCAGCATGACCTGGCGAAGAAGCAGATGAAGGCCGCCGGCCCGATCTTCGCCTTCTTCGCGCCGAAGGGGCAGCAGCAGGCGATGGCGCTGTGCAACGCGCTGGAGCTGATCGACATCTCCAACAACATCGGCGATTCGAAATCGCTGATGTGCCACCCGGCCAGCACCACCCATTACAACATGGGCGCAGAAGGCCGCGCGGCGGCAGGCATCGAGGACGGCATGCTCCGCCTCAACGTCGGCCTGGAAGACCCGCTCGACCTGCTCGAAGACCTTGACCAGGCACTCGGGAAAGTGGGGCTTTGA
- the apaG gene encoding Co2+/Mg2+ efflux protein ApaG, producing the protein MSSLFQHVAITAGVTVRVSVNFMPEQSRVGAGRWFWVYHIRIENGRDETVQLKTRHWRISDSNGMVNIVDGEGVVGETPILAPGETHDYVSGCELTTNMGSMEGHYTFAHADGTLFEVAIPQFPLAAPADSSV; encoded by the coding sequence ATCTCCTCGCTGTTCCAGCATGTCGCGATTACCGCGGGGGTTACCGTACGCGTATCGGTCAATTTCATGCCCGAACAGTCGCGCGTGGGGGCGGGGCGCTGGTTCTGGGTCTACCACATCCGGATTGAGAACGGCCGGGACGAGACGGTGCAGCTGAAGACCCGCCATTGGCGGATCAGCGACTCCAACGGCATGGTGAACATCGTCGATGGCGAGGGCGTGGTGGGGGAAACCCCGATCCTGGCACCGGGCGAGACGCATGACTACGTCTCCGGCTGCGAGCTGACGACCAACATGGGTTCGATGGAAGGCCACTACACCTTCGCCCATGCGGACGGCACGCTGTTCGAAGTGGCGATCCCGCAGTTCCCGCTCGCCGCGCCTGCTGATAGTTCCGTTTAA